The Panthera uncia isolate 11264 chromosome B3 unlocalized genomic scaffold, Puncia_PCG_1.0 HiC_scaffold_1, whole genome shotgun sequence genome segment CCGGAGTTAGACTCTGAACTGACATTGTGGaacctcttgggattctctctctccctctctctgccttttccccactcattctctttctctctctctctgtcttaaaatacataaataaactttaaaaacacgccaaaattataaaagaaatgtataaagaagtttTTATAGATAGAGAAGCTAAGtagataatttattcattttttcaaatttgcattAGAAACAGTAGtgaagagaagattttttttaagttcatttatttattttgagagagagagagaaaggagagagcatgagtcggggaggagcagagagggagaaaatgagactcccaagcaggctctgcactatcagcaaaaagcccaaagtagggctccatctcacaaacagtgagatcacaacctgagccgaaatcaagaatcagacccttaacccactgagcaacccaggtgccccagtgaacAGAGGATTTAAATGCATGTCTTCCAGAATGGAGATGTCATGCTTTAACCATTGATGATGACAGAAGAGGGGTTTCCTATCTAACAATTACATCTACTGTTTCCTTATACAGAACTTGAAATACATTAAAAGTTTATTCCTTAATAATGTCCAAAACAAAAAATTGCCTCTTTGAAAACATCATCTACAAAGTGGGTTTTGAATTTATATGTCGAGTTCTTATCTTCTTAATGGCTGCTTTTACTTCTTGATTCCTTAATGTATAAATAATAGGATTTAAGAGAGGTGTGAAAATTgtataaaacacagaaagaatTTTATCTACAGAGTATCTGCTGAAGGGCCATACATAGATAAAGACACATGGGGCAAAGAAGAGAGTCACAACCGTGATGTGTGCCGAGAGAGTGGAGAAGGCCTTGGTGGAACCACTAGCAGCACGGTGCCTGACTGAGTGTATGATAACCGTGTAGGAGACAagcaagaggaggaagcagaCCAGGGACAGGAGGCCACTGTCAGCAATAACCAGCAGTTGTAGCATGTAGGTATCCTTGCAGGCGAGTTTGATCACAAGGGGAAGGTCACAGAAGAAGCTGTCCACCACGTTGGGACCGCAGAAGGGCAAATTCAACATGAAAGCCATTTGACTAGATGAGTGCACAAATCCAACTGTGTAGGAGGATAGCAGCAGCCCACCAAGCACTCGGGGGTTCATGATGGACATGTAATGGAGGGGTTTGCATATGGCAACATACCTGTCTATTGCCATGGCTACGAGCAACATCATCTCACTCCCACCTAGGAGGTGCATGAAGAACATCTGAGAATAACATCCCCACCAAGAGATGGTCTTCTGCTTTCGGAGGAAATCCACAATCATCTTAGGGGTAGCAAAAGAAGCCAGGATCATATCAATACAGGAGAGGTTGATAAGCAGAAAATACATTGGTGTGTGAAGGCGTGAGTCAAAGGTCACAGTGACCAAGATGAGGAGGTTTCCTAACACAATCCCAGCATAGACCACAGAGAATCCTAGGAAGAATAAAATCTGAAGATTCTGAGATTTGGAAAGTCCCAGCAAAATGAACTCAGAAACCACTGAATGGTTCACCCTTTCCATGTTATCAACTTTATGTCATCATAATCAAAATGAGTAAGAATTGTGGGCAGAAAAGTTGTGTTTACACAAAGGATGGTTCATGTTGGTGTCTAATTTTGATACTCAGACAGGTGAACTTAAAGCACCTCCCACTTTTGGGAAATTTTATTGGTCAGTGATATTACAAATGGCCCAGAGCAGCATTCCAAACAGTAAGAAGAATTCAGAATATAcatttctgaaagacaaaaacaaaaacagcacatGAAATCACAATCATATAGACTGTGAACTTGGATTCCAAAGCCCTCAATATGACACCTAGCTGAGTTACTCATTGGGCAACATATGACGAGTATCTCCTTTTGAGGGTTATTTTTCCTcctcagtaaacaaacaaacaaaaaatcaaactcCATGATATTGAATGCCTGTTTGTGCTATAAAGATCTCCATAAATAAGATAAGGATCATGGTGGGTTCCACATTCACAGAATATTATTGAGTTTCTTAACCTGGAAAtgataaatgtagaaaatatagCAAGGATTCTAGAGACCCATACTTTGAAAGAGATTCTGGTAAAGAACAATTAATTAATGTCTTATATTAAGTCTTCCTTATAAGTTTTTAGGTCCTTGAGAAAAGCACATCTTCTCTTTCCTGCTCCATTCTTGCATGAATCCCTCACAGCTTATGCTAATACCAGTGATGGTCACTGCACATTAGTAGAGTCAAACCATgaatttacatatgtatacataatatatatattgcatacataattcattcactcaaaattTAACATTATTCACCTCAAATGCCTCTTCTGTAATTTTAAGCAGGATATACCAAGGATGTAGAAAGTCCCCAGCCAAATGgaactgaatttattttcttttcagtgtgtattcattcattcatttgtttagtgCTATACAGAGGACCACTGGTTAGCTTGTGCATGTTTACTTATCACagcttcaaaatgataaaatgaggtAATTGAGGTAACTGACTGATGTGGGTAATAGAAATACCATTCTTTCACTACAGTCATCTAAATTTATACCATAGCTTTCCCATCAGCCCATCCTTATAACAACACTGGTTTTGTTGgctttgttcttaaaaaaatattttcaaccatAATAGTTCCTCAGTTATCTAGGTTCTTAAAAAGCTCCTGCAGTAATTAAAGCCTTCCTTTTGTGCCATTGTTTTTTACCAGAGAGGGGAAAATACTTTCATAGGAAAGTGCCTCATGTGAATCCCAGGAATAGCGTTGCATCTCCTTTTCCCATATTTCCATCAATTTCCTGCAATTTATGCTCCCAATCatcagaaacagaaggaagaagcaTCATAATGCTgtacactctgtttctctgaggCAATCCCATGGGTACATTTATCCAACTGGGGATGTATTTTTCCTACATAGACATATCCTCTGGCCAAGTTCTTACTCTGAGAAACTTGGATTGACACAAATTTGGTACTAAGCCACATTAAGTACATAAAGTTATTTTCATGTTTAGAAAAGTTGtatcttctttcagttttatgggtaatatttaaaatatccacaCTACGCTTtttgaaatctcatttttaaaactgcatttgaGGAGAACAGGATAGACttcaaatatacatgaaataGTTTATACACATTCTTGCatattactaatatttattgaaggagtgaatgaatgaataaaatatatatgaatattcagGATCTACATTAAAATCAGTGTTAAAGCAAAATCCATGTAAATTAggaattttaagcatatttacttttaaatgtcaaattggatgttgaagcatttttaaacagaaacagaataacCATTCCAATAAAATTGTTAGAAGTACGTATTTTTCCctaatttatttctgaaaaggaTCAAAGTAGCTTAtgtgaatggaaaagaaaacatggcACACATAGCAGCAGGATATAACAATCTATTTCCTGGATAAACAATCTATTTCCTGGATATCCTCTGAGAACAGTAATATACACATtagtacagtgtgtgtgtgttctttgtgTGTTGTGGGTACTagtatatgtttacatttatatgctttttattaaaaCCATAGTGTTCAATGCTATTTATTGAGAGAATAGTGTTCACATGTATAGTTATTTTCCTTGGGTTTGACAAGGAATTGACATtaaaaattgacattaaaaatacatttctaagagCACATGAAAATCCAAATCATTTTATGGCTATATAGAATTGCATTTTATTGATGATGCATAATGTAATTACCCCACAAATATAGTTTACTTTTAGGAATTGAACATTACTCAAGAATTCTGTTTTCATCCTATCAGTGTCTCCTTAACAAAACAATTACCTAACTCCCTTATCAATCCCCAAGTTCACCTAGTCCTTCACAATCAGCCTCTCATCTACTATAAATATCCAGTATTGTTTTCTTATAGTGCCAAAATACAACTTCTGttttggtaaaaaaaacaaatttgtggTTTTCTGTATTCCccgtccatttctttttttctatccgtacatgtttttttctttttaggtagaCAAATCCTGTCCATATAGCCTTATCCTTCAGGACACCTTGAGGCCTCTCTTTTATAAAACCCATACCAATTTCCAGTGTATTTATGGTCCATTTCATGTGCTCTACCATTTACTTATTCACTAGGTATGCCGTGTGCATTAGGTGTAAATATTCTGAAATTGAAGGAACACTAGATTAAGAGCTATGGAAATTTGTTCTAATCCAAGGTCTCTCATTTTTGGTGTTGTGATTCTTCTTTCCCCAGATCACTTTTAAGCTCCTTGAAAATAGATCAATTATTCTTATATTCTCCATAATAGATGTTACAAGGGTCATCAATAGAGATGTTGATGAAGTGAGTGAAAGCTGAcagatatttaaagagaaaaactttgGAATAATGCATTAGTGATAACTGTAGAAAAGATAGGTTTATTCAAAGTCAAagaatttttctactttttatgtttttttctgctttgataGTGTAACTTGCACCAATCTGTAATATTTGtttaaagcacatttttacaTATTAGTTTTTACTCTAAACCATAGACATagacacacatgcatatacattcTCCCACACACTCCCTACAAGTGTAGAAGAGGCAAGGGGTgacagagtaaaaagaaaaattttatgttttcaaggGAATCATTTTGATTATCTGCCCAGCATCCCCCCTTCCCatagaaaaaaagttctttagCTTTCTTCTTACTGTAAACAACTTTCAAACTGTTCTAAAATGGCTGAGGAGAAAGATATATAAACagcattttataaaaaacaaatgaaatcaacATTTGATTCTTAATTCTAAGACACAGACTCACCATGCAGAAAATATAGTTGAGCTGAGTATTAGAAGTAGAAATTTAATCACAGATCACAGGCATCatattatgaagaaaaaggacaaattgTGATTGATCTACAAGTTGCTTGATCTACAGAGAACAATCTGTCAAACTACTTGAGAATATATGAGTAATTTATTCcattaaaatgaatgtttaaaaagttttgtaATCTTAACACagaagaatatgaaataaaatctattatGGCTTAGTTTTGCCAAAAATCATATTCTTGTCCACATGATACTAGTCATCTGAGCtgatatttgttgtttgtttgcttaacaGAACAGGATAAATTGAAGTGTTAAGTCTAGTAGGTTTATAAGCACAGGGAATAAcacatttctttggaaaaaagaaaaaaagcaaagatttcaTTCAGCTACCTACTTCTTGAGGCGTCACCATTTGGCATGGATTGGAAATGCTCTCAAATGTATATTAGTAATGATATGGACATTATGAAGTTTGACATGAAAATTctttaacaaatggaaaataacatcACTTGAAGTATATCAAAGTGTACTCAATTATTTAATTTGCCCCATACTGTCACACTTATAATGAAAATATGCTGTATTTGTATGACAACTAGAATGATAATGCCTTCTAGAATTCTCTAATGTTATCATGGTGTTCACCTAAAGAACTTTTCACATTTGACTCTACCTATGAACAACGGGATTGAAACTCAATATCTAGAAAtggttctatattttttaatgtatgttaaaGCTTCCCCTACAACTTACCAGTTTTACAGTGTTTCAGAGCACTACTTGAGTCAGACACATTGAAACCTGGAGAGgttctctttccaaaaataatagtatttccctaaaataatgacaaatgttaatattttctctattttctccatAAAGAGTCATATATATTGAGAGGGTAATAATATAGATGTGATGTATTTTGAGACCTAACAATACCCAACTGATGATAAATACCAATGGGAATTATTAAAGATGCCATGTTGTTTTCCCTGAATGACAACAGAGAAAACTTTTTATGGCATTGCACACTTATAGGAATTGACATGTTTTACTATCAACAACAGTTAAGCAGAGGACTATAAAACCACTATCAGGTCTGGAATGTTCCAAAATGAAAACTTACTTGAAGAGTATTAAAAAAGGTCAATCACAAACACATAGCTACCTTTTACTGTATATTACACTTATGCCTGGCATTATTATAAGCATAACTGGGTCTATCAAAAcagaagatataaagatataaagcTCGGGAACTGCAGTCTCCCCATTTCCTTAGTCCCACCTCTGGTTCTAAGAAATGTTTCCTGTGGAGTATCTCCTTGGCTCTCTTTCATATCCAATTGAAAAATATATCTATCCAATATATTAGCCATATGTTCATGCCTCTTTCCATGCCTATTTAAAGTAACATtgcatttctgtttctgtgtttaaTGAGACCACTGTTCCAAATGTGATATGAAATGTGATATAGCCAGATAATCCAATGTTACTTTGGTCCCTTTTGTAGATTAGTAAAAGCAAAGTGCCTTTCTTGATCAGAGGAATTGTTCCACATGAAATACACTGATAGACTCTCCAATATTATAAACCTTTAATTGTATTTTCGCTGGCTGCTTCTGTAAGATTGATAAGAAACCATGCATCACAGCCATTAACTCAGGAAATTAGTGAGTGAGCCCTGATGAACTGATGGAGCCAACTGCTCTGTCCCAGAGAA includes the following:
- the LOC125910362 gene encoding olfactory receptor 4K13, whose amino-acid sequence is MERVNHSVVSEFILLGLSKSQNLQILFFLGFSVVYAGIVLGNLLILVTVTFDSRLHTPMYFLLINLSCIDMILASFATPKMIVDFLRKQKTISWWGCYSQMFFMHLLGGSEMMLLVAMAIDRYVAICKPLHYMSIMNPRVLGGLLLSSYTVGFVHSSSQMAFMLNLPFCGPNVVDSFFCDLPLVIKLACKDTYMLQLLVIADSGLLSLVCFLLLLVSYTVIIHSVRHRAASGSTKAFSTLSAHITVVTLFFAPCVFIYVWPFSRYSVDKILSVFYTIFTPLLNPIIYTLRNQEVKAAIKKIRTRHINSKQINELKKNLLFTTVSNANLKK